The nucleotide window CTCAAGTGACTCGCCATGAAAGCCCATACCTTCCAAGGTAAAACCGGAAACATTTTCTCGCAACAAGCGCATCACAGTTTTTTCACCGTAATAAACCGGCAAAATTGAGACACGGAAAGAAACTTTTTCGTTGTTAAGTTCGATTTTAAACCGGCCGTCCTGTGGTAAGCGCTTTTCATCGAGTTTCAGGCTTGATAAAACTTTGATACGGGCAGTGATACTGGACTCGACATTTTTCGGCAACACCATGGCATCGTGCAAAATACCGTCGATTCGATAACGAACCAGGAGTTCACTCTCCATCGGCTCAATATGGATATCGGAAGAACCCTGGAGAATGGCATGCTTTAACAGAGTGTCGACAATTCGGACCACCGGCAAATCTTCAGCCAGTTTTTTGAGATCTTTTTCTGAAGTCTCGCTCACCTCCCCGACCCCGGAAACCATTTTCAGAGTTTGTGCCTCTTTTTGAATGATGTCGCCAAATTCGGCTTTCAAACTTTTTTGGTACTGAAGCAGAGTGCTTTTAATCGATTCGGTATCGGTCAGTCGAGGCAGAATTTTGAGGCCAACTTTTTTCTTAATGAAGTCGATAGCGTTTAAGTCATCGGTATCAAGCATTGCCACCTCGAGGGAGTCGGCGCTCTTTTTGAAAGCCACAATATTATGAGTCCGTGCCACCGGTTCAGGGATGGTCGAGAGGATACTGAAATCGATTCTCTGACTCTTGAGGTCAACAAAGGGGATGCCCAAAACATAGGCCTGCATTCGACGCAAATCATCTTCAGTAATCTTGCCCTTATTCACCAGAAGTTCGGTGACTTTGACTTTCTTTTTCTTAGCTTCTTCAATCGCCTCTTCAAATTCGGCCTTGGAAACCAGGCCGGAGTCGAGAATGAAGTCGTGGAGTTGTTTTTCAGCAATAATCATGGATTAGTTTAGAAGTTGGGAAGTTTTGAAGTTTAGAGGTTAGGAAATCGGGAGTTAAAAAATCAAAACAAAAACCTACTT belongs to Candidatus Paceibacterota bacterium and includes:
- a CDS encoding GspE/PulE family protein — its product is MIIAEKQLHDFILDSGLVSKAEFEEAIEEAKKKKVKVTELLVNKGKITEDDLRRMQAYVLGIPFVDLKSQRIDFSILSTIPEPVARTHNIVAFKKSADSLEVAMLDTDDLNAIDFIKKKVGLKILPRLTDTESIKSTLLQYQKSLKAEFGDIIQKEAQTLKMVSGVGEVSETSEKDLKKLAEDLPVVRIVDTLLKHAILQGSSDIHIEPMESELLVRYRIDGILHDAMVLPKNVESSITARIKVLSSLKLDEKRLPQDGRFKIELNNEKVSFRVSILPVYYGEKTVMRLLRENVSGFTLEGMGFHGESLERVHEGLKQKTGMLLTTGPTGSGKSTTLYTMLEILNTPDVNISTIEDPIEYQMSRVNQTQVKPEIGFSFASGLRTLVRQDPDIIMVGEIRDNETAALAINAALTGHLVLSTLHTNSAAGAMPRLLDMHAEPFLLVSTLNVVIGQRLVRRLCQDKERYFLSKAELEQLDKNIDMDRLLSELKKENVIHKDDTWDKVPFYRPKKTSECPDGFSGRVGIHEVLKMTATIKELVMKGATSAQIESQARKEGMLTMLEDGIFKAVQGMTTIEEVLRVVSE